In Sphingomonas sp. SUN019, the genomic window GCGCCCACGATCCGCGCCGCGCTGGCGAGCGCGAGGTCGATCGGAAGCGCCTCGGCATCGCTCAGCCCGTGCGCGGCGGCGACCGACCAGCTGCCGGTCGCGATCGCTTTTGCGCCCGCGCGTTCCGCCGCCTGCGCGCTGCCCGCGTCCCAGACGTTGAACAGGACGATCGGGTCGCCCGCGATATGGAGTGCGGCGAAGGTGTCGAACTTGGCTGACATGTTTTGTCTCCCTCGCCGCGCCGGTTGCCCGAGCGCGGCCGTACCGGGCTATCCGATTCTTGCGATCAATGGACGAAGCGCGCCACCACGTCGCGGTAGCTGCGGCTGACCTTCACGCTCGCGCCCGAATCCAGCACCAGGAAACATTCGCCGTTGGTGTGCGGCTTCACCTGTTTCACCAGGTCGAGGTTGACGATCGTCGAGCGGTGGACGCGCTGGAAGCGGCGAGGGTCGAGGCGCTTTTCGAGATCCTTCATCGTCTCGCGCAGGATCAGCGTGTTGTCGCCGGTGTAGATGCACATGTAGTCGCCCGCTGCGTCGATGCGTTCGATCGTGTCCACGTCGACGCGGAAGATCTGCCCGCGATCCTTGATGTTGATGAGCTTTTCGAAACGGCTGGCGTTCACCTGATCGCCGCCATCGACCATTTCCGCCGCAGCCTCGGGCGCGTGCTCGGCCAGCACTTCCTTCAGCTTCTCGACCTCCTCGACGCCGCGCTTTTCGGACAAGCGTTGGCGGACGCGGTCGAGCGTGTCGGCGAGGCGCGATTCCTCGACCGGCTTCATCAGGTAATCCACCGCCTGCGCCTCGAACGCGCGAAGCGCGTGGTCGCTGTAGGCGGTGACGAACACGAACAGCGGCGGTTCCACCTCCATCAACCCCTGCACGACCGAAAAGCCGTCGAAGCCGGGCATCTGGATGTCGAGGAAGACGAGGTCGGGCTTGTGCGTCTTGATCGCGCTGATCGCCTCGCGCCCGTTCTGGCATTTGGCGATGATCTCGACGTCGTCATGCGCCTCCAGACGCAGTTCGAGCCCCTGGATCGCGAGCGGCTCGTCGTCGACGAGGATGGTGCGAATGGTCATCTAGTCTCTTTCACTCTTTCATTCGAGCTGGAACGGGAATTCGATCTCGACCCCGAACCCGCCAAGCGGCATCGCGCGAACCGTGAAACGATGATCCGTTCCGTAGGCCTGCGCCAGCCGTTCCCTGATATTGGCAATGCCGACACCGGTTGAAAGGGATGGACGGTTCGTCGTTCCCTGCAATCCCGGTCCGGTGTCGGATACGCCGATCTGCACCCGTTCCCCGGCGAGCCGCGCGGTGACGCAGATTTCGGCGCCGTCTTCCTTCGGCGTCACGGCGTATTTGATCGCGTTTTCGACCAGCGGCTGCAGCAGGAGCGATGGCAGGCGCGCCTTTTCCACTGCGGAATCGATCTCGAATTTCGGGCGCAACCGGTCCTCGAAACGCATCTTTTCTATTTCGAGGTACAGCTTCAGGGTTTCCACCTCCTGCGCGATCGTAACGTGCGCGGTCGGTTCGTTCGCAAGCGTATAGCGCAGGAACGAGGCAAGGCGGCTGAGCATCGCGTTCGCGCGTTCGGTCTGTTTCAGCAGCACGAGCGTCGAAATGGAATTGAGCGTGTTGAACAGGAAATGTGGGTTCAGCTGATAGCGCAGCATCGCGAGTTGCGCGGATGACGCCTGCGTTTCCAGATGCTCCATCTGGTCGATCTGTTCCTCGACAATCAGATAGAAATTGATCCCGAAATAGAGCGCCGACCATCCGGCGAGCACGGTGAAATTGAGGAATACGGTGCCGAGCAAAAGCGTCAAATTCACCCCCGGCGCAGCGTCGCGCATGAAGCTGAACGAAAAGGCGTCGAGCACCGAATAGAGGAACGTCGCCGCCGCGAGCGTGAAGATCGACAGCAACGCGCCGGTGATCCGCGGAAAACCGCGATACAGGCCGTAGAGCGTCGAGAGCAGCAGCGTGATGCAATAGCCGACGATCGATTCGATGATGACCGGCACGATCAGTTGCAGGCTGAAGCCGTTCGACAGCGTCGAGACCGAGCGCAGGATCAGATACCCCGACCAGCCCGCCGCCTGCAGCATCCAGAACGCGCGCGCCTTGTCCTCGAAGAACGGCCGCGCGAACATCGTCCGCGTACGGATTGCCGCGGCGACGGCGGTATCCGCGGACGCAGACGTGGGAGTGGCCGGGTTTGGAAGCGT contains:
- a CDS encoding sensor histidine kinase, with product MFARPFFEDKARAFWMLQAAGWSGYLILRSVSTLSNGFSLQLIVPVIIESIVGYCITLLLSTLYGLYRGFPRITGALLSIFTLAAATFLYSVLDAFSFSFMRDAAPGVNLTLLLGTVFLNFTVLAGWSALYFGINFYLIVEEQIDQMEHLETQASSAQLAMLRYQLNPHFLFNTLNSISTLVLLKQTERANAMLSRLASFLRYTLANEPTAHVTIAQEVETLKLYLEIEKMRFEDRLRPKFEIDSAVEKARLPSLLLQPLVENAIKYAVTPKEDGAEICVTARLAGERVQIGVSDTGPGLQGTTNRPSLSTGVGIANIRERLAQAYGTDHRFTVRAMPLGGFGVEIEFPFQLE
- a CDS encoding LytTR family DNA-binding domain-containing protein, with product MTIRTILVDDEPLAIQGLELRLEAHDDVEIIAKCQNGREAISAIKTHKPDLVFLDIQMPGFDGFSVVQGLMEVEPPLFVFVTAYSDHALRAFEAQAVDYLMKPVEESRLADTLDRVRQRLSEKRGVEEVEKLKEVLAEHAPEAAAEMVDGGDQVNASRFEKLINIKDRGQIFRVDVDTIERIDAAGDYMCIYTGDNTLILRETMKDLEKRLDPRRFQRVHRSTIVNLDLVKQVKPHTNGECFLVLDSGASVKVSRSYRDVVARFVH